GCATGGCGCGCCCTTTTCAATTCGAACGACAATCGATCCGTGCAAGTTGAGTAATGGTCCAATAAAGTGTTGTATCTGTTCGGTTGCTAACGTTAATCTGAAACTGTCTCGTATTCTTTTGGGGCATACATGTCGAAGATTCCCGAGCGATTTGTGGGGTACGCGTTCTGCGTCGGCGATCTCCTGTTGGAGCTTGACCGCGATTTCACGATCCTGAGCGCTGACGGGGCGAGCCAAAGCCTTCTCGGCAAGGTGCCGGGGCCGCTCGTTGGCAAGAATTTCATGTCGCTGATGGGCGCGAGCGACCGCAAGATCCTCGAGACAACAGCCAAGACCCTTTCCGGCAAAAAGATGCGCAGCGGGCCTTTCACTGTGAAGGTGGGGCAAGCCGAAAAGGACCGCGAACCTTTTTCCATTTTTATCGGCGCCCTGCCGATGCGGGATGACAGGCTGTATCTGGTGATGGCGCGCCCGCACCGGATTGGCCTGAAGCCGGAAACCCGTTCGTCGCCGCAATCTGTCGCTGAAGCCAAGGCAGACTTCTATGAAAATCTGCAGACGGTTTTCAAGAACGACCCGGAAGCGCAGGACAATATGCTTGTTACTGTGCTGCAATCGATCGGCAAGCCTTTCACCGAGAACCAGCAGGCAGAGGTAGAACGTTATCTGAAATCCTGTTCGGTCGGCGGCAACCTTGCCACCCGGCTCGGGGATGACAAGTTCGCGCTGGTGCATGAAAAGGACGAGGACGGTTCGACCGTTGCCCTGTTGACGCATGAGATCAGCGAGGCGACGGGCGTGAAGATCGATAGCGCCACTATCGACGCCCATGACGCGCACCTCGCCGAAGAAGACAGCGTCAAGGCGCTGGTCTTCAGCCTGCAGCAATTCACCCGCGCCCAGAAGGGCTTTGCGCTGAAGGACCTGCAGGCCGAATGCGGCAAGATGATCGGCGACAATACGAAGAAGCTGAAGGAATTCCGGCAGGTACTGAAGGACGGTGCCTTCTCGCTCGTCTTCCAGCCGATTGTGGAGTTCAAGACCGGCAAGACCCACCATTTCGAGGCGCTCTCCCGACTGCAGCTGAGCGACGTGAATGCCTCGCCCTTTGAGATGATCACCTTTGCCGAGGACGTGGGGCTGATTGACGAGTTCGATCTGGCTGTGCTGCGCCGGGCCATCTCAAAGCTCGCTGAATCGGAGAAGTCAGGCCATATCCCGAAGCTTGCGGTAAACTTGTCCGGCCGATCACTTTCGGATCGCGGCTTCATCAAGAAGCTCCTCTTGGAACTCCATAATGCTGACCGCTACCGTGATAACCTCTCGCTGGAAGTGACTGAGTCCGCCCGGATTGATGATCTAGCCTCCCTTGGTCGAGTATTGCGGGATATCCGCAATGCAGGCTTCAAGGTCTATCTGGACGACTTCGGCGCCGGGGCGGCGGGCTTCCAGTATCTGCGCGAATTGCAGGTGGATGCCCTGAAGATTGACGGTGTTTATATCCGCAACGCGGTTGACAGCGCCAAGGACCGCGCCTTCCTGCGCAGCATGGTCACGCTTTGCCAGGACCTTGGCATCGAAACGGTGGGGGAATGGGTGGAAACCCAGGCCCACGCGACGCTACTGCGCGATCTTGGCGTCGACTACGGCCAGGGCTATTTCTTCGGCAAGCCCGTCTCCGGGCTGGTGCCTGCCCGCGTCGGCAAGATCTGACTGAGGCCTTCGCCGCGTCCGCCGCCGCGCTCAGCGGGCGGCGATGGGGATGGCTACCATGCTCGTATCAAAGCATTTGAGGAACGCGAGCATATCGAGCTTGCTGCCATCGATGGCCACATTGCCGCTTGCCAGTTCTTCCACGAAGCCGGTTTCGCCTTTCACGATCTGGTCGTAGGTCGACCTGTCCACCGTGAGGGTGGCATTGAGGCCGTCTTCAAGCCCGGTACGGATATCGAGAATTTGGTTTCTGAGCTCAATGGTGAACTGCTCGTCCCGGTCCGGGAACACATAGCCTACCTTCACATGCTTGTCGGCAGCGGCTTCCGGCGACAGCCGGTAGCGCATCAGTTCCAACAGGCGGCGGCTTGGCAGGCCATCTGTGTTGAAGCGCGCCCGTCCAGCTTCCAGCAGGGCAACGCTGTCGACAAGGCCGTCGAGTTCGCGCGCGCCGACGAGGTAGAAGCCCCGCCAGTTGGTATTGAGTGTATTCTCACCGATCTGGCGCAGGGCTTCAGCCTTCAAGTGGCGCGCTTCGCGGTCTTCGCGGTTGATCCGTACCAGAAGCGTGGTGAGTTCGGCGCTCCACTGTGGGTCGCCGCCATCGAACACGCGTTTGGCCTCGGCAAACACCTTGTCGCGCCCGCCCATCAGGGCAACGGTGCGTCGGGCAGCCTCGACACGCGGTGTGGGGTCAAGCGTAGCGGCATCGCCGTCGAACCAGCTGATATAGCTGGTGTAGAAGGAGCGCACCGAATGCTTGACGGTGCCATAAAGTTCAAGTGTCCACGGGATCATGGTCAGATGTTCAGGCAGGGCAGGCATGGCTTCGGCCAGTTCTTCCTGCGTATAGCCTTTGTTGATCAGCCGTACGGCCTGATCGTGGGTCCACTGGATCGCGTCACGGTAGGTGACAAGCAGCTTTTCAACCTCGGCCTCGCCGCTGACGATGGGGCCGTGGCTCGGCACCAGCACGCGGGGGTGATAGGCGCGCATCCGGTCAATCGCATTGATCCATTTCTGGGCGTCGCGCGGCTTGGTGCCTCGAAGCGAATGCAGGTTCGGGAAGGTCGGTCCCTGGATTTCATCGCCCGAAAGCATCACGCCATAGTCGGGCAGATAGACGGCGATGTGCGAGGCCGCCTCGCCGCCGGTGCGGAAGATATGCATGCGCACACCGTCCAGCGT
The Gimibacter soli DNA segment above includes these coding regions:
- a CDS encoding sensor domain-containing phosphodiesterase gives rise to the protein MSKIPERFVGYAFCVGDLLLELDRDFTILSADGASQSLLGKVPGPLVGKNFMSLMGASDRKILETTAKTLSGKKMRSGPFTVKVGQAEKDREPFSIFIGALPMRDDRLYLVMARPHRIGLKPETRSSPQSVAEAKADFYENLQTVFKNDPEAQDNMLVTVLQSIGKPFTENQQAEVERYLKSCSVGGNLATRLGDDKFALVHEKDEDGSTVALLTHEISEATGVKIDSATIDAHDAHLAEEDSVKALVFSLQQFTRAQKGFALKDLQAECGKMIGDNTKKLKEFRQVLKDGAFSLVFQPIVEFKTGKTHHFEALSRLQLSDVNASPFEMITFAEDVGLIDEFDLAVLRRAISKLAESEKSGHIPKLAVNLSGRSLSDRGFIKKLLLELHNADRYRDNLSLEVTESARIDDLASLGRVLRDIRNAGFKVYLDDFGAGAAGFQYLRELQVDALKIDGVYIRNAVDSAKDRAFLRSMVTLCQDLGIETVGEWVETQAHATLLRDLGVDYGQGYFFGKPVSGLVPARVGKI
- a CDS encoding alkyl sulfatase dimerization domain-containing protein; amino-acid sequence: MATASVRTIIHGLMAGACLVALAACDEKPTKARVLKPADLPAEAVEFFKDHGNGPFLVEDAPVWQYMNVNGGIPNTIVIEGDTGLIIVDTTLSRTDGDATLELIRQKSDKPIVGVIYTHHHIDHTGGAGAFVSREDAASGKVMVISADDLPEELLDENAVTGPIMGLRAAYMYGVLLDPETDGKGYKVGLGGNIIPGPSAFIEPNHLIGDREDLTLDGVRMHIFRTGGEAASHIAVYLPDYGVMLSGDEIQGPTFPNLHSLRGTKPRDAQKWINAIDRMRAYHPRVLVPSHGPIVSGEAEVEKLLVTYRDAIQWTHDQAVRLINKGYTQEELAEAMPALPEHLTMIPWTLELYGTVKHSVRSFYTSYISWFDGDAATLDPTPRVEAARRTVALMGGRDKVFAEAKRVFDGGDPQWSAELTTLLVRINREDREARHLKAEALRQIGENTLNTNWRGFYLVGARELDGLVDSVALLEAGRARFNTDGLPSRRLLELMRYRLSPEAAADKHVKVGYVFPDRDEQFTIELRNQILDIRTGLEDGLNATLTVDRSTYDQIVKGETGFVEELASGNVAIDGSKLDMLAFLKCFDTSMVAIPIAAR